In the genome of Mucisphaera calidilacus, one region contains:
- the odhB gene encoding 2-oxoglutarate dehydrogenase complex dihydrolipoyllysine-residue succinyltransferase, with protein sequence MPVELIVPEVGESITEVEIGQWLKAEGEAVGKDDTLCEIETDKVTLELPAPADGVITKLLKKQGDRANVGDVIGYLEEGAEASASNGAEAKADDKPDAKPDTETPEQDTASDDDKPAKATSVMPAAQVLLEKHNLHAEAIRATGPGGKLLKQDVLKHLEQQGEDAPAKPEKQPEPKTDDTPEQQPARPAAVAAPEPVTDTAIVASPTPVTPGDMEEVVPMTPLRRRVAQHLKNAQNTAALLTTFNEVDMTAVMDLRKQYKEGFEKKHNVKLGFMSFFVKAAIDALRQFPAVNAEIRGTDIVYKNHYDIGIAVSAPKGLVVPVLRHAERMSFAEVEKGIGDFVDRIKTNQLRIEEMQGGTFTITNGGIFGSLISTPIVNAPQSAILGMHAIQQRPVAVDGKVEIRPMMYLALTYDHRLIDGREAVTFLVRLKETLEDPARMLIEA encoded by the coding sequence ATGCCAGTTGAATTGATCGTGCCGGAGGTGGGCGAGTCCATCACCGAGGTCGAGATCGGACAGTGGCTAAAAGCCGAGGGCGAGGCCGTCGGCAAGGACGACACCCTCTGCGAGATCGAGACCGACAAGGTCACTCTCGAACTCCCCGCACCCGCGGATGGCGTCATCACCAAGCTCCTCAAGAAGCAGGGCGACCGCGCGAACGTCGGCGACGTCATCGGCTACCTCGAAGAAGGCGCAGAGGCCTCCGCCAGCAACGGCGCCGAAGCCAAGGCCGATGACAAACCCGACGCCAAGCCCGACACCGAAACACCCGAGCAGGACACTGCGTCCGACGACGACAAACCCGCGAAGGCCACCTCCGTCATGCCCGCCGCTCAGGTCCTGCTCGAAAAGCACAACCTCCACGCCGAGGCCATCCGGGCCACCGGCCCAGGCGGCAAGCTGCTCAAGCAGGACGTCCTCAAACACCTCGAACAGCAGGGCGAGGACGCCCCCGCGAAGCCCGAGAAGCAGCCCGAACCCAAAACCGACGACACGCCCGAACAGCAGCCCGCCCGGCCCGCCGCCGTCGCGGCACCCGAGCCGGTCACCGACACCGCGATCGTCGCCTCACCCACGCCCGTGACGCCGGGCGACATGGAGGAGGTCGTCCCGATGACGCCCCTCCGCCGACGCGTCGCCCAGCACCTCAAGAACGCCCAGAACACCGCGGCGCTGCTCACCACCTTCAACGAGGTCGACATGACCGCCGTCATGGACCTCCGCAAGCAGTACAAGGAGGGCTTCGAGAAGAAGCACAACGTCAAGCTCGGCTTCATGTCCTTCTTCGTCAAGGCCGCCATCGACGCGCTCCGGCAGTTCCCCGCCGTCAACGCCGAGATCCGCGGCACCGACATCGTCTACAAGAACCACTACGACATCGGCATCGCCGTCTCCGCGCCCAAGGGCCTGGTTGTCCCCGTCCTTCGCCACGCCGAACGCATGAGCTTCGCCGAGGTCGAGAAGGGCATCGGCGACTTCGTCGATCGCATCAAGACCAACCAGCTGCGCATCGAGGAGATGCAGGGCGGCACCTTCACCATCACCAACGGCGGCATCTTCGGCTCCCTGATCTCCACGCCCATCGTCAACGCGCCGCAGTCCGCGATCCTCGGCATGCACGCCATCCAGCAGCGGCCTGTCGCCGTCGACGGCAAGGTCGAGATTCGGCCCATGATGTACCTCGCCCTCACCTACGACCACCGACTGATCGACGGCCGCGAAGCCGTGACCTTCCTTGTCCGCCTCAAGGAAACCCTCGAAGACCCCGCACGCATGCTCATCGAGGCATAA
- the lpdA gene encoding dihydrolipoyl dehydrogenase translates to MANKKHDLLIIGAGPGGYVAAIRAAQLGLDVACVDENDALGGTCLRIGCIPSKALLESSEHYEVATKHLKQHGIKTTGVELDLPTMLKRKDKVVTNLTKGIAALFKKNKITRYHGRGSFAEDRSVKITGGKDDGTTVNATSVIIATGSVPVSLPGVDLEHPRIDTSTEALEYDAVPEKLAVIGAGAIGLELGSVWRRLGADVTVIEFLDYIMPGADREIADEAQKIFKKQGINFILGARVTGATGKPHNVTLEIEDHDPMTFDRVLVAVGRKPNTDGLGLEHVGVTMDDRGRIKTDSHFETSADHIFAIGDAVAGPMLAHKAEEEAVACVEHIVNGASHIDYAAIPSIVYTEPEIASVGKTEQQLQDANIDYRKGVFPYLGNGRAQAIAAGNGKVKVLADATTDRLLGVHIIGRSAGDLVAEAAVAIAMHASAEDLARSPHAHPTLAETIKEAALAAADRAIHV, encoded by the coding sequence ATGGCCAACAAGAAACATGACCTCCTCATCATCGGCGCAGGCCCCGGCGGGTACGTCGCCGCCATCCGCGCCGCGCAACTCGGCCTCGACGTCGCCTGCGTCGACGAGAACGACGCCCTCGGCGGAACCTGCCTCCGCATCGGCTGCATCCCCTCCAAGGCACTGCTCGAATCCTCCGAGCACTACGAGGTCGCCACCAAGCACCTCAAACAGCACGGCATCAAGACCACAGGCGTCGAACTCGACCTGCCCACCATGCTCAAACGCAAGGACAAGGTCGTCACCAACCTCACCAAGGGCATCGCCGCGCTCTTCAAGAAGAACAAGATCACCCGCTACCACGGCCGCGGCAGCTTCGCCGAAGACCGGTCCGTCAAGATCACCGGCGGCAAGGACGACGGCACCACCGTCAACGCCACCAGCGTCATCATCGCCACCGGCTCCGTGCCCGTCTCTCTCCCGGGTGTCGACCTCGAGCACCCGCGTATCGACACCTCCACCGAGGCCCTCGAGTACGACGCCGTCCCCGAGAAACTTGCCGTCATCGGCGCCGGTGCTATCGGCCTCGAACTCGGGTCCGTCTGGCGACGACTCGGCGCCGACGTCACCGTTATCGAGTTCCTTGACTACATCATGCCCGGGGCCGACCGCGAGATCGCCGACGAGGCCCAGAAGATCTTCAAGAAGCAGGGCATCAACTTCATCCTCGGCGCACGCGTCACCGGCGCGACCGGCAAGCCCCACAACGTCACTCTGGAGATCGAAGACCACGACCCCATGACCTTCGACCGCGTCCTCGTTGCCGTCGGACGCAAGCCCAACACCGACGGCCTGGGCCTTGAGCACGTCGGCGTCACCATGGACGACCGCGGACGCATCAAGACCGACAGCCACTTCGAGACCTCCGCCGACCACATCTTCGCCATCGGCGACGCCGTCGCCGGCCCCATGCTCGCCCACAAGGCCGAGGAGGAGGCGGTCGCCTGCGTCGAGCACATCGTCAACGGCGCCTCCCACATCGACTACGCCGCCATCCCCTCGATCGTCTACACCGAACCCGAGATCGCCTCCGTCGGCAAGACCGAACAGCAGCTCCAGGACGCCAACATCGACTACCGCAAGGGCGTCTTCCCCTACCTCGGCAACGGACGGGCACAGGCCATCGCCGCCGGCAACGGCAAGGTCAAGGTCCTCGCCGACGCCACCACCGACCGGTTGCTCGGGGTGCACATCATCGGCCGCTCCGCAGGCGACCTCGTCGCCGAGGCCGCCGTCGCCATTGCTATGCACGCCTCCGCCGAGGACCTCGCCCGGTCCCCCCACGCCCACCCCACCCTCGCCGAGACGATCAAGGAAGCCGCGCTCGCCGCCGCCGACCGCGCAATCCACGTCTGA
- a CDS encoding protein kinase domain-containing protein — protein sequence MSDPTEHPRQPESEGDATPEASASAGDQPTADPEAGRPEETPEVTAPLPMPEDEAPGGPAVSVVEEQAGDSGLIGSTIGGKYKVEATIGQGGMGVVVKAIDINLQREVTIKRLNEAAIRSRTGIDRFFREARSVAALNHRNIVSIFELASDASGPYIVMEYLPGGDLEKKIAEQGQFSLDETIAIIKPIARGLTYAHSKGIVHRDIKPSNIILDGDGTPKIVDFGIARRDDHLDLSLTGQGIGTPAYMAPEQRQDSKRVDHRSDIFALAKTAYQMLTGDLPDTVYFDSLDPAVRPALERALKKDPVDRQASMAAFLKEFDVLAPLGDEEGTISATSSSAMVCPSCGSYNKIDAQFCHNCGAGMFEECPSCFVENRVGSKFCLACGISIEKYREGEEALRNARGYLEQADFEEAVSSAKLGMETGYHQAELEQVEREAIEQRTTIAKLRSQIDASFKAGDYRGAGRVAREALTIAPASRELKLQMSRIQKALHRNELEVAERDARTALQQRRYPDAVAAWKRLVQIDSNHPASNELTTAIKEQESDHRRRYQEATADRKAGRMSEAMAGIRSLRDNYGWDRNITIDAEAWEALEAKLEPCRSEALAFEEQGKPQKALASWEKALAILSHDAASLEGVERTTAARDALKAKNAKQRVRVLLGAAAVVAVVGGLPSGLYVYEASVTDSVDTLVDTALIAAADGNPDEALKRLDAARGASEHPLSFVEAWRSGRDGRIAQATYEVMLVDAAARFDASAMDASVARFGDALAYGAEWGLAEPTAAEAVDPLVDRAVALVREDQYEQARSLAEAIASLGVTGGSGADLSAAILEVAERRPEAEAARAGYLRALEGIDDPHGLLGETASGAMALEGAERGKALFERADSGASPLIEHGDVYAGAAEAYRQAAQAIVGVPSELVELETERAGLLARVEAIRAMQEPLSGEVLPASLSGLSELMLERAQSSLAYEQLDLERAGLLVGGGERLVAMLVRLESVDRERREARSRYERLHDELNGPFNALYGEAGDALIDFAGPLGEAVRESVARAEAADKAVEDELGRLSQVAAQAGDSEARLSTVSTVEESVGLIERQGEVSRSAYNEAIEMLPSAMREAAVVRLGRTQRNSIGMTFVPVEGGEVVMGHATRRSDASLGIGPGELRRQATIERPYLMSRFEVTRGQYEVYLRERLAREGLAAAEVDASVREALPWKRPASITREGRHFEQDDRHPVVFVSHGEASAFCAWLSEREGLTYRLPTEAEWEHAARGGADDAAAFHWGDSVTGRPRANGMPSGEGAGRYQWDKDDGFPFTAAVGTGVEPFAPNALGIYNVHGNVAEWVTGEGGEAVVKGGSWAQTVFDSRIGDRQTPDASTRTEFLGFRVVVAGD from the coding sequence ATGTCTGATCCTACGGAACACCCTCGCCAACCCGAATCTGAGGGCGACGCCACGCCCGAGGCGTCCGCGTCGGCGGGGGACCAGCCGACGGCTGATCCGGAGGCGGGGAGACCCGAGGAGACGCCGGAGGTGACCGCCCCGCTGCCGATGCCTGAGGATGAAGCGCCTGGCGGGCCGGCGGTGAGTGTGGTGGAGGAGCAGGCGGGTGATTCGGGGCTGATCGGGTCTACGATCGGCGGGAAGTACAAGGTCGAGGCGACGATCGGTCAGGGCGGGATGGGCGTGGTGGTCAAGGCGATCGACATCAACCTCCAGCGTGAGGTGACGATCAAGCGTCTGAACGAGGCGGCGATCCGTTCACGGACGGGGATCGACCGCTTCTTCCGCGAGGCGCGTTCGGTGGCGGCGCTGAACCACCGGAACATCGTGAGCATCTTCGAGCTGGCGAGCGACGCGTCGGGGCCGTACATCGTGATGGAGTACCTGCCGGGAGGCGATCTGGAGAAGAAGATCGCGGAGCAGGGACAGTTCTCGCTGGACGAGACGATCGCGATCATCAAGCCGATCGCGCGGGGTCTGACCTACGCGCACAGCAAGGGGATCGTACACCGGGACATCAAGCCGTCGAACATCATTCTGGATGGTGACGGGACGCCGAAGATCGTGGACTTCGGGATCGCGCGTCGTGACGATCACCTGGACCTGTCGCTGACGGGTCAGGGGATCGGCACGCCGGCGTACATGGCGCCAGAGCAGCGTCAGGACTCGAAGCGTGTGGATCACCGGTCGGACATTTTCGCGCTGGCGAAGACGGCATACCAGATGCTGACGGGCGATCTGCCCGACACGGTCTACTTCGATTCGCTCGACCCGGCGGTGCGTCCGGCGTTGGAGCGTGCGCTCAAGAAGGACCCGGTGGATCGGCAGGCGTCGATGGCGGCGTTCCTCAAAGAGTTTGACGTGCTCGCTCCGCTGGGCGACGAGGAGGGGACGATCTCGGCGACGAGTTCGAGCGCGATGGTCTGCCCGTCGTGCGGTTCTTACAACAAGATCGATGCGCAGTTCTGCCACAACTGCGGCGCGGGCATGTTCGAGGAGTGCCCCTCCTGCTTTGTTGAGAACCGAGTGGGCTCGAAGTTCTGTCTGGCCTGCGGGATCAGCATCGAGAAGTACCGCGAGGGCGAGGAGGCGCTGCGGAATGCGCGGGGCTACCTGGAGCAGGCGGACTTTGAGGAGGCGGTCAGCAGCGCGAAGCTGGGGATGGAGACGGGGTATCACCAGGCGGAGCTGGAGCAGGTCGAGCGGGAGGCGATCGAGCAGCGGACGACCATCGCGAAGCTGCGGAGTCAGATCGACGCATCGTTCAAGGCGGGTGACTACCGCGGGGCGGGACGAGTGGCGCGGGAGGCGTTGACGATAGCGCCGGCGAGCCGTGAGCTGAAGCTGCAGATGTCACGGATCCAGAAGGCGCTGCACCGCAACGAGCTGGAGGTGGCGGAGCGTGACGCGCGGACGGCGCTGCAGCAGCGGCGGTACCCGGACGCTGTGGCTGCGTGGAAGCGGCTGGTGCAGATCGACAGCAATCACCCGGCGAGCAACGAGCTGACCACGGCGATCAAGGAGCAGGAGTCGGATCATCGGCGTCGATACCAGGAGGCGACGGCGGACCGCAAGGCGGGGCGGATGTCGGAGGCGATGGCGGGGATCCGTTCGCTCCGGGACAACTACGGGTGGGACCGGAATATCACGATCGACGCGGAGGCTTGGGAAGCGCTGGAGGCGAAGCTGGAGCCCTGCCGGTCCGAGGCGTTGGCGTTTGAGGAGCAGGGCAAGCCTCAGAAAGCGTTGGCGAGTTGGGAGAAGGCGCTGGCGATTCTGAGCCATGACGCTGCGTCGCTGGAGGGTGTGGAGCGCACGACGGCGGCGCGGGATGCCCTGAAGGCGAAGAACGCGAAGCAGCGTGTTCGCGTGCTGCTGGGCGCTGCTGCGGTGGTCGCGGTGGTGGGCGGTCTGCCGAGCGGGCTGTATGTGTACGAGGCGTCGGTCACGGACTCGGTGGACACCCTGGTTGACACGGCGTTGATCGCTGCGGCTGACGGGAACCCGGATGAGGCGTTGAAACGGCTCGATGCGGCGCGCGGGGCATCGGAGCATCCGCTGAGTTTCGTTGAAGCCTGGCGAAGCGGGCGTGACGGGCGGATCGCGCAGGCGACGTACGAGGTGATGCTGGTGGACGCGGCGGCGCGGTTTGATGCGTCGGCGATGGATGCGTCGGTCGCGCGGTTTGGTGATGCGTTGGCGTATGGCGCCGAGTGGGGGTTGGCAGAGCCGACGGCGGCGGAGGCGGTGGACCCGCTGGTCGATCGCGCGGTGGCGCTGGTTCGGGAGGATCAATATGAGCAGGCGCGGTCGCTGGCAGAGGCGATCGCTTCGCTGGGCGTGACGGGAGGTTCGGGCGCGGACCTGTCGGCGGCAATCCTGGAGGTCGCAGAGCGTCGGCCGGAGGCGGAGGCGGCGCGGGCGGGTTACCTGCGGGCGTTGGAGGGGATCGACGACCCGCACGGCCTGCTGGGCGAGACGGCATCGGGCGCTATGGCTTTGGAAGGGGCGGAGCGTGGCAAGGCGTTGTTCGAGCGGGCGGACTCCGGTGCGTCGCCACTGATCGAGCATGGCGATGTGTATGCGGGGGCGGCGGAGGCGTACCGACAAGCGGCGCAGGCCATCGTGGGCGTGCCGTCCGAACTGGTTGAGCTTGAGACGGAGCGTGCGGGGCTGTTGGCTCGTGTTGAAGCCATACGTGCCATGCAGGAGCCGTTGTCGGGCGAGGTGCTGCCAGCGTCGCTGTCCGGGCTGAGTGAGTTGATGCTCGAGCGTGCTCAGTCTTCGCTGGCGTATGAGCAACTCGATCTCGAGCGTGCGGGGTTGTTGGTTGGGGGTGGCGAGAGGCTGGTGGCGATGCTTGTGCGTCTGGAGAGCGTGGATCGCGAACGTCGCGAGGCGCGATCGCGTTACGAGCGGCTGCACGACGAGCTGAACGGCCCGTTCAACGCGTTGTATGGCGAGGCGGGTGATGCGCTGATTGATTTTGCGGGTCCGCTTGGTGAGGCGGTGCGCGAGAGTGTCGCGCGAGCGGAGGCGGCGGACAAGGCTGTCGAGGATGAACTGGGGCGTCTGAGTCAGGTTGCCGCGCAGGCGGGTGACTCGGAAGCGCGGCTGAGTACCGTCAGCACGGTGGAGGAATCTGTCGGGCTGATCGAGCGGCAGGGGGAGGTATCGAGATCAGCCTACAACGAGGCGATCGAGATGCTGCCATCGGCGATGCGTGAGGCGGCGGTGGTGCGGCTGGGTCGAACGCAGCGGAACAGCATCGGGATGACGTTTGTGCCGGTCGAGGGCGGTGAGGTGGTGATGGGGCACGCGACGCGTCGGTCGGACGCGTCGCTGGGGATCGGGCCCGGCGAGCTTCGTCGTCAGGCGACGATCGAGCGGCCTTACCTGATGAGCCGGTTCGAGGTGACGCGGGGACAGTACGAGGTTTACCTGCGTGAGCGTCTGGCGAGAGAGGGGTTGGCGGCGGCGGAGGTTGACGCTTCGGTGCGTGAGGCGCTGCCCTGGAAGCGTCCTGCGTCGATCACGCGTGAGGGCCGGCACTTCGAGCAGGACGATCGCCATCCGGTGGTCTTTGTGAGCCACGGCGAGGCGTCGGCGTTCTGCGCGTGGCTGAGTGAGCGCGAGGGGCTGACGTACCGCCTGCCGACGGAGGCGGAGTGGGAACACGCGGCACGGGGTGGGGCGGACGATGCTGCGGCGTTTCACTGGGGTGATTCGGTAACGGGTCGGCCCAGGGCGAACGGGATGCCTTCTGGCGAGGGCGCGGGGCGGTATCAGTGGGACAAGGATGACGGCTTCCCGTTCACCGCGGCGGTGGGGACGGGTGTGGAGCCGTTCGCTCCGAACGCGTTGGGGATTTACAACGTGCACGGCAACGTGGCGGAGTGGGTGACGGGTGAGGGCGGCGAGGCGGTGGTGAAGGGCGGATCGTGGGCACAGACGGTTTTTGACAGCCGGATCGGTGACCGCCAGACGCCCGACGCGTCAACGCGGACGGAGTTCCTGGGGTTCCGCGTGGTGGTTGCGGGCGATTAG
- a CDS encoding ABC transporter ATP-binding protein — MAEVVLTQIEKVYPGGFKAVKGIDLHINDAEFIVLVGPSGCGKSTTLRMVAGLEEITGGTIAIGDRVVNDVPPKDRDIAMVFQNYALYPHMSVYKNMAFGLKLRKFPKAEIDRRVQEAARILGIEHLLERKPKALSGGQRQRVAVGRAIVRDPACFLFDEPLSNLDAKLRVETRAELKRLHKRLNTTTIYVTHDQEEAMTLGDRVVVMSEGLIQQCDTPLEVYNHPVNRFVAGFLGTPPMNFLSGKLVEENGQVCFEGEGQKFPLNPDQADRCRARLGSEVTLGLRPEGMFLKPHESASNEDQTGPFKVDVIEPLGNTMDVYLSTSTGARLTARVAAEELDEGTDVKCYFNLQKAHVFEPGDYGLNLTLPVAAAAV; from the coding sequence GTGGCTGAAGTCGTACTCACGCAGATCGAGAAGGTTTACCCCGGCGGTTTCAAGGCAGTCAAAGGCATCGACCTCCACATCAACGACGCCGAATTCATCGTCCTCGTCGGACCCTCCGGCTGCGGCAAGTCCACCACCCTGCGCATGGTCGCCGGACTCGAAGAAATCACCGGCGGGACCATCGCCATCGGCGACCGCGTCGTCAACGACGTCCCCCCCAAAGACCGCGACATTGCCATGGTCTTCCAGAACTACGCGCTCTACCCCCACATGAGCGTCTACAAGAACATGGCCTTCGGCCTCAAGCTCCGTAAATTCCCCAAGGCCGAGATCGACCGACGCGTCCAGGAAGCCGCTCGCATCCTCGGCATCGAGCACCTCCTCGAACGCAAGCCCAAGGCACTCTCTGGCGGCCAGCGGCAGCGCGTCGCCGTCGGACGAGCCATCGTCCGCGACCCCGCCTGCTTCCTCTTCGACGAGCCCCTCTCCAACCTCGACGCCAAACTCCGCGTCGAAACCCGCGCCGAGCTTAAGCGGCTCCACAAGCGGCTCAACACCACCACCATCTACGTCACCCACGACCAGGAAGAGGCCATGACCCTTGGCGACCGCGTCGTCGTCATGTCCGAGGGCCTCATCCAGCAGTGCGACACCCCCCTCGAGGTCTACAACCACCCCGTCAACCGCTTCGTCGCAGGCTTCCTCGGCACACCCCCCATGAACTTCCTCTCCGGCAAGCTCGTCGAGGAAAACGGGCAGGTCTGCTTCGAGGGCGAGGGGCAGAAGTTCCCGCTCAACCCCGACCAGGCCGACCGCTGCCGGGCCCGACTCGGCTCCGAGGTCACCCTAGGACTCCGGCCCGAAGGCATGTTCCTCAAGCCCCACGAGTCGGCCAGCAACGAAGACCAGACCGGACCCTTCAAGGTTGACGTCATCGAGCCGCTCGGCAACACCATGGACGTCTACCTCTCCACCTCCACCGGCGCCCGCCTCACCGCACGCGTCGCCGCCGAGGAACTCGACGAGGGCACCGACGTCAAGTGCTACTTCAACCTCCAGAAGGCCCACGTCTTCGAGCCCGGCGACTACGGCCTCAACCTGACTCTCCCTGTCGCCGCGGCCGCCGTCTGA
- a CDS encoding type II toxin-antitoxin system Phd/YefM family antitoxin — protein sequence MQEYGMFEAKTRFSELVDQVNRTGQPIRITRRGKPVVIITPDSKSDQPRMTKEQIFDKIKRIRKTLPAITAEEIRESIDEGRM from the coding sequence ATGCAGGAATACGGCATGTTCGAGGCCAAGACCCGCTTCTCGGAGCTGGTCGACCAGGTGAATCGCACCGGGCAGCCCATCCGCATCACCCGCCGGGGCAAGCCCGTGGTCATCATCACGCCCGACAGCAAGAGCGATCAGCCCCGGATGACCAAAGAGCAAATATTTGATAAAATTAAGAGAATCAGGAAGACGCTGCCGGCCATCACCGCGGAGGAGATCCGCGAGTCGATCGATGAAGGACGCATGTGA
- a CDS encoding type II toxin-antitoxin system VapC family toxin, whose amino-acid sequence MKPITVLLEASAALAWLLDDSDRGPYYHAFFAVHDLVVIPLWHTEVLNVLLKRERQKKLSRVKADELIEMVVALDPFTLPEPDSRTLAELASLARPHQLSAYDTLYLEAAINHQLPLATEDKNLRHAARSVGVEVCAV is encoded by the coding sequence GTGAAGCCGATCACCGTACTCCTTGAGGCCTCGGCCGCTCTGGCCTGGCTGCTCGACGATAGCGATCGTGGCCCGTACTACCACGCCTTCTTCGCCGTACACGACCTCGTGGTCATCCCGCTCTGGCATACCGAGGTGCTCAACGTGCTGCTCAAGCGCGAGCGCCAGAAGAAGCTGTCACGCGTTAAGGCCGATGAACTCATCGAGATGGTCGTCGCGCTCGACCCGTTTACGCTCCCCGAACCCGATTCACGAACCCTCGCCGAACTCGCCAGCCTCGCCCGCCCCCACCAGCTCTCCGCCTACGACACCCTCTACCTCGAAGCTGCCATCAACCACCAACTCCCGCTCGCCACGGAAGACAAGAACCTCCGCCACGCCGCCCGATCCGTCGGCGTCGAAGTCTGCGCGGTGTGA
- a CDS encoding M20 metallopeptidase family protein, protein MKMTAERAARVADLGRRVDAEFSTATELRHDLHAHPQLAYEETYASELVQRELGKAGIEFTAGLATTGVVGVIRCAHHGPEARAVALRADMDALPITEATGLPYASQNPGCMHACGHDGHTAGLLGAARVLARLAEEEPEALPRPVKLIFQPAEEDGAGARQMVRDGALSAEVGGVEVERIFGLHGWNDSDVGTFKTMPGPMMACTLAFRVRLVGQGGHAASPHETRDPVPAVAALIGSLQSIVSRGIRPAHPGVVTVANVHAGEGAENVIPGEAVINGTARTFDLDDRAFMERRIHEITNGTAAAYGCAAEVETREGYPVTVNDPEATALMVGVAREVLGDENVTDLDYPLMGAEDFSFYAHHVPACFGFVGVRPAGRASYPCVHTPEFDFTDETLRTSMRVLCGVAVH, encoded by the coding sequence ATGAAGATGACAGCAGAGCGAGCGGCACGGGTTGCGGACCTGGGACGACGGGTTGACGCGGAGTTTTCCACGGCGACGGAGCTGCGGCACGACCTGCACGCACACCCTCAGCTGGCGTATGAAGAGACTTACGCGTCCGAACTTGTCCAGCGGGAGCTTGGCAAGGCGGGTATCGAATTCACGGCCGGCCTTGCGACGACGGGTGTGGTGGGTGTCATCCGCTGTGCGCACCACGGGCCGGAGGCGAGGGCTGTGGCGTTGCGGGCGGATATGGATGCGTTGCCGATCACCGAGGCGACGGGTCTGCCTTATGCGTCGCAGAACCCGGGGTGCATGCACGCGTGCGGGCACGACGGGCACACGGCGGGGCTGCTGGGCGCGGCGCGGGTGCTGGCGCGACTGGCGGAGGAGGAGCCCGAGGCGCTGCCTCGGCCAGTGAAGCTGATCTTTCAGCCGGCGGAGGAGGATGGTGCGGGGGCGCGGCAGATGGTGCGGGACGGGGCGTTGTCGGCGGAGGTGGGCGGGGTGGAGGTGGAGCGGATCTTCGGGCTGCACGGCTGGAACGACTCGGACGTGGGGACGTTCAAGACGATGCCCGGGCCGATGATGGCGTGCACGCTGGCGTTCCGGGTGCGGCTGGTCGGTCAGGGCGGGCACGCGGCGTCGCCTCACGAGACGCGTGACCCGGTGCCGGCGGTGGCGGCGTTGATCGGGTCGCTTCAGTCGATCGTGTCGCGTGGGATTCGGCCGGCACACCCGGGTGTGGTGACGGTGGCGAACGTGCACGCGGGCGAGGGCGCGGAGAACGTGATCCCCGGCGAGGCGGTGATCAACGGGACGGCGCGGACGTTCGACCTGGACGACCGGGCCTTCATGGAGCGTCGGATTCACGAGATCACGAACGGCACGGCGGCGGCGTACGGGTGTGCCGCGGAGGTGGAGACGCGTGAGGGGTATCCGGTGACGGTGAACGATCCGGAGGCGACGGCGTTGATGGTGGGTGTGGCGCGGGAGGTGCTGGGCGACGAGAACGTCACGGATCTGGATTATCCGCTGATGGGCGCGGAGGACTTCTCCTTTTATGCGCACCACGTGCCGGCGTGCTTCGGGTTCGTGGGCGTTCGGCCGGCGGGCCGGGCGAGTTATCCGTGCGTGCACACGCCTGAGTTTGATTTCACGGACGAGACGCTCCGGACGAGCATGCGTGTGCTGTGCGGGGTGGCGGTGCATTAG
- a CDS encoding heavy-metal-associated domain-containing protein, with protein MSKQNRLAMIVLSASLLLIAGCSTAPQAASSEPTDGHDRVIQQEQVTLYALGLSCPLCSSNLDKSMLEVEGVKAVKVNLADGQVVIDLDPDAGVTVGELIETVEASGFTVDRVELPQM; from the coding sequence ATGAGTAAACAGAACCGGCTCGCAATGATTGTTCTCTCGGCCTCACTGCTGCTGATCGCCGGCTGTTCGACCGCGCCTCAGGCAGCCAGCAGCGAACCGACCGACGGTCACGACCGCGTCATCCAGCAGGAGCAGGTCACACTCTACGCCCTCGGCCTGAGCTGCCCGCTCTGCTCCTCCAACCTCGACAAGTCCATGCTCGAGGTGGAAGGCGTCAAGGCCGTCAAGGTCAACCTCGCCGACGGACAGGTCGTGATCGACCTCGACCCCGACGCGGGTGTGACCGTCGGCGAACTCATCGAGACCGTCGAGGCCAGCGGATTCACCGTCGACCGCGTCGAACTGCCGCAGATGTAA